The Nocardia arthritidis genome has a window encoding:
- a CDS encoding long-chain-fatty-acid--CoA ligase — protein sequence MTVGLAERTIGSILDEYAATRGGRAAIICAGRELDYATLCADSSRLAGALAADGVAAGDRVAYLAQESVDYYLMFFACARLGAVLVPINFRLTAPEVEHILRDSGSVLVLVDDGTAEIARAAAPTLRLVALDGPDYREWLGGPAIFERRAESRADAVIQLYTSGTTGLPKGVVLAQRSFFAIAEAMAAAGSDWIDFRADDRSLIGLPGFHVGGIWWAVQGFAAGITNVAMPRFDSSSAVALIERLGITTMCVVPTMLRLLVGEPGVGPETFATVRKVVYGGAPISETALRQAISVIDADFAQIYGLTETGNTAICLPPADHRTGGPRTAAAGRPYPGVRVRIIDEDGAALPPGAIGEVCLHTPAAMLGYWNRPDATAETLVDGWIHTGDAGYLDTDGYLYIRDRVKDMIIVGGENIYPTEIENVLARHPSVADAAVIGIPDEALGEAVCAFVVARPGASVRARDLVDFCRERLALFKIPTRIEFAEQLPRNPSGKILRRRLRAPFWADRERQVN from the coding sequence GTGACCGTGGGCCTGGCCGAGCGGACCATCGGCTCGATACTGGACGAATATGCCGCGACCCGGGGTGGCCGGGCCGCGATCATCTGCGCTGGAAGGGAACTCGACTACGCGACGTTGTGCGCGGACAGTTCGCGGCTGGCCGGTGCGCTGGCCGCGGACGGTGTCGCCGCCGGTGATCGCGTGGCCTACCTGGCGCAGGAATCGGTCGACTACTACCTGATGTTCTTCGCCTGCGCCCGGCTCGGTGCGGTGCTGGTGCCGATCAACTTCCGGCTGACCGCGCCGGAAGTCGAACATATCCTGCGGGATTCGGGCAGCGTGCTGGTCCTGGTCGACGACGGCACCGCAGAAATCGCGCGTGCCGCGGCGCCGACGCTGCGGCTGGTCGCGCTCGACGGCCCGGATTATCGCGAATGGCTCGGTGGCCCGGCGATTTTCGAGCGGCGAGCCGAATCGCGTGCGGACGCCGTCATCCAGCTGTACACCAGCGGCACCACCGGCCTGCCCAAAGGCGTTGTGCTGGCGCAGCGCAGCTTCTTCGCCATCGCCGAGGCCATGGCCGCCGCCGGATCGGACTGGATCGATTTCCGCGCGGACGACCGCAGCCTGATCGGGTTACCCGGATTCCACGTCGGCGGAATCTGGTGGGCGGTACAGGGATTCGCGGCCGGGATCACCAATGTCGCGATGCCGCGCTTCGACAGTTCGTCGGCCGTCGCGCTGATCGAACGGCTCGGGATCACCACCATGTGCGTCGTCCCGACGATGCTGCGGCTGCTAGTGGGCGAACCCGGCGTCGGCCCCGAGACCTTCGCCACGGTGCGCAAGGTGGTGTACGGCGGCGCGCCGATCTCGGAAACCGCGTTGCGGCAAGCGATCTCGGTTATCGACGCCGACTTCGCGCAGATATACGGCCTCACCGAGACCGGTAATACCGCCATCTGCCTGCCGCCCGCGGACCATCGGACCGGCGGACCGCGCACGGCCGCGGCGGGACGGCCGTATCCCGGTGTGCGTGTGCGGATCATCGACGAGGACGGCGCGGCGCTGCCGCCCGGCGCGATCGGTGAGGTATGCCTGCATACGCCCGCGGCCATGCTCGGCTATTGGAACCGGCCGGACGCGACCGCGGAAACGTTGGTGGACGGCTGGATTCACACCGGCGACGCCGGATACCTCGACACCGACGGTTATCTGTACATCCGCGACCGGGTCAAGGACATGATCATCGTCGGCGGCGAGAACATCTATCCCACCGAGATCGAGAACGTCCTCGCCCGTCATCCCTCGGTGGCCGACGCCGCGGTGATCGGCATCCCCGATGAGGCGCTGGGCGAGGCCGTATGCGCCTTCGTCGTCGCCAGGCCCGGCGCATCGGTGCGGGCCCGTGATCTGGTGGATTTCTGCCGAGAGCGGTTGGCGCTGTTCAAGATTCCCACCCGCATCGAATTCGCCGAGCAGCTGCCGCGCAACCCGAGCGGCAAAATCCTGCGCAGGCGGTTGCGCGCGCCGTTCTGGGCCGATCGCGAAAGACAGGTCAACTGA
- a CDS encoding phosphopantetheine-binding protein yields the protein MPEPLTYDRLRADIAELLYLEPEELAATDDLFDAGLDSVRLVGLVERWKTHGAAVSFADLAERPTLDGWWALLAPHQDA from the coding sequence ATGCCAGAGCCGCTGACCTATGACCGGCTTCGCGCCGATATCGCCGAGCTGCTGTACCTGGAACCCGAGGAGCTCGCCGCCACCGACGATCTGTTCGACGCCGGGCTGGATTCGGTTCGGCTGGTCGGCCTCGTCGAACGCTGGAAAACGCACGGCGCGGCGGTGAGTTTCGCCGATCTGGCCGAGCGGCCGACGCTGGACGGCTGGTGGGCGCTGCTCGCGCCGCACCAGGACGCGTGA
- a CDS encoding condensation domain-containing protein — protein MVDFWPLTSAQQGVWLGQQLAPESPQFNIAEYVDISGPVEISVLVACIETAVAEASALHVRFVESGQVRTAVTAEVAVIDLLDEADPVAAARSWMLRDVAVPRSLTGGDLFAHRVFRVGDRRILWYHRAHHILLDGYGMALLTGRVAELYRAAVDGLPTPPTTFGDWSAVIAADRAYAASADRERDRAFWLDQLADRPAPVTLSGAARATAPASPVRANAVLPPDIVAGLHATARAARTNWTEVLIAAVAGYLHRMTGAAQVCLALPVMLRTGTPALRVPCMTLNGIPLWIEFGDDPALIDVTVRVARQLVRGRRHHRYRAEDLRRDLGLVGTDRAMYGPSVNLMLFDYDLRIPMCDSVVHNISAGMIDDLVFNLYDRADGADPMLYLDGHPAVYSSETLNTHLRRFLHFLRAVLELPGVPVRDADLLLPGERETLRAWETGPVRNWPERNLRDLFVEAIDRAPQASAGAEDTNTTDPHDGSRGGSDDSRTMRALASAAMSPVIVPDSTRTERDCRGGVGQLSRLPGPAGANAAGMRAFAGGDSAQVAKPVDPGGVRPLGAPVCGTVVPDVAHCGLLLGTWVLGSPR, from the coding sequence ATGGTCGATTTCTGGCCACTGACCTCGGCGCAACAGGGTGTCTGGCTCGGGCAGCAGCTCGCGCCCGAGTCGCCACAGTTCAATATCGCCGAGTACGTTGATATTTCGGGTCCGGTCGAGATTTCCGTACTCGTCGCATGCATCGAGACCGCCGTGGCGGAGGCCTCGGCGCTGCATGTTCGATTCGTGGAATCCGGTCAGGTACGGACCGCGGTTACCGCCGAGGTGGCGGTGATCGATCTGCTGGACGAGGCCGATCCGGTGGCGGCCGCGCGATCGTGGATGCTGCGCGACGTCGCGGTACCACGGTCGTTGACCGGTGGTGATCTGTTCGCGCACAGGGTGTTTCGGGTAGGTGACCGGCGGATCCTCTGGTACCACCGGGCACATCACATCCTGCTCGACGGATACGGGATGGCGTTGCTCACCGGGCGGGTGGCCGAACTCTACCGCGCCGCCGTCGACGGGCTGCCGACTCCGCCGACCACATTCGGTGACTGGTCGGCGGTGATCGCGGCGGATCGCGCATACGCCGCCTCGGCGGATCGCGAACGGGACCGGGCGTTCTGGCTGGACCAGCTCGCGGACCGGCCCGCACCCGTCACACTGTCCGGCGCGGCCCGCGCCACCGCGCCCGCGAGCCCGGTGCGGGCGAACGCGGTGCTGCCGCCGGATATCGTCGCGGGCCTCCATGCGACGGCACGGGCGGCGCGGACGAACTGGACCGAGGTGCTGATCGCCGCCGTCGCGGGATATCTGCACCGGATGACCGGAGCCGCACAGGTGTGTCTCGCGCTGCCGGTGATGCTGCGCACCGGCACGCCCGCGCTACGCGTTCCGTGCATGACGCTCAACGGAATTCCGCTGTGGATCGAATTCGGCGACGATCCGGCGCTGATCGACGTGACGGTCCGGGTGGCGCGGCAACTGGTGCGGGGAAGGCGGCATCACCGCTACCGCGCCGAGGACCTGCGCCGCGACCTCGGGCTGGTCGGTACCGACCGGGCCATGTACGGGCCGTCGGTGAACCTCATGCTCTTCGACTACGATCTGCGAATTCCGATGTGCGACAGCGTGGTTCACAATATTTCCGCGGGCATGATCGACGATCTCGTATTCAACCTGTACGACCGTGCCGACGGTGCGGATCCGATGCTCTACCTCGATGGTCACCCCGCCGTCTACTCGTCCGAGACCCTGAATACCCACCTGCGGCGGTTCCTGCATTTCCTCCGGGCGGTACTGGAGTTGCCCGGGGTTCCGGTGCGAGATGCCGACCTCCTACTGCCAGGCGAGCGAGAAACGTTGCGGGCGTGGGAAACCGGCCCTGTTCGCAATTGGCCGGAACGGAATCTGCGCGACCTTTTCGTCGAAGCCATCGATCGAGCACCACAGGCGTCCGCCGGGGCGGAGGACACCAACACGACGGATCCTCACGACGGTTCCCGCGGTGGAAGCGACGACAGCCGCACGATGCGAGCTCTGGCGTCGGCGGCGATGAGTCCCGTCATCGTGCCGGATTCGACCCGGACCGAGCGGGATTGCCGGGGCGGCGTCGGACAATTATCGCGACTTCCGGGTCCGGCCGGGGCCAACGCCGCCGGTATGCGGGCCTTTGCGGGCGGCGACTCCGCTCAGGTGGCGAAGCCAGTCGATCCCGGGGGCGTACGGCCGCTCGGCGCGCCAGTGTGCGGGACCGTTGTACCGGACGTGGCGCACTGCGGGTTGCTGTTGGGGACTTGGGTTCTCGGATCGCCGCGATAG
- a CDS encoding non-ribosomal peptide synthetase: MGSRIAAIAGVLEEFGARPGQVVGVLLPRTADAIAAVFAVLERGAAYLPLDPGQPDARLAALLDGIELGELGLAALITTATMSSRIPDRFSDRLVVLDHLGAGSSPKHTPLIRSDDPAWLVHTSGTTGTPKAVVISHDSVVNLFHHHRTTMIERAGRGRRMRAALTASLSFDTAWEGLFWLLAGHELHLIDDDLRRDPERLVQYIRRERIDFLDITPTFARELLNAGLLDGPHRPGIVALGGEAADPELWRALRAEPDVLAYNLYGPTECTVDATWCPLADRPEPSIGTPVTNGRCHVLDRRMRRVPTGVVGELYIGGAPVGLGYHGDRASTATRYVADPFGAHGARLYRTGDLVRWHPDGHLEYLGRGDDQMSLRGYRIEDAEVAAALTTHPAVDAAAVRIHDEILVGYVVAASGADRPEPAELRVHAAERLPDYMVPSAFVYLDRLPHNANGKLDRAALAPPPASATGSRPARTETERTLAGLFAAALDRAEVGIDDDFFALGGHSLRAARVLTGIRENFGVRWDLRALFDSPTVAGLAERLATGTESESSRAGIDLESEVLLDEAIRPVAAPGRPRTVLLTGATGFLGSFLLDELLRSTELSIHCLVRADNDAAALDRIRAARREYGLDTIEFDSRVTAVAGDLAQPRLGLPAERFLELADDVDVILHNGARVHHFEPYARLRPANVQGTEWILRLATTGIGKSVHFVSSADTAYAVSDNPPILREDHRAPANALPPNGYIASKWVSEGLVLAAGERGIPVAVYRPGRIGGHSGTGVIGPDDAFWSLIRAMVLSGSVPAEMTETATIDLSPVDWVAAVVVRLMVEKSGRTYHLTGQNEIPFAGLIRLLDAEDIPLRPEPLSDWLARLRELAEISGDRGDHAPAIALAHAAHLTAPVDPVRYARDNTMAALADAPIAQPDPRSALAATISHLLRTGFLPVPAQPRRGRR, translated from the coding sequence TTGGGTTCTCGGATCGCCGCGATAGCCGGTGTGCTCGAGGAGTTCGGTGCGCGCCCCGGGCAGGTGGTGGGTGTTCTGTTGCCGCGCACGGCGGACGCGATCGCGGCTGTGTTCGCGGTGCTGGAACGCGGCGCGGCGTATCTGCCACTCGATCCGGGGCAGCCGGATGCGCGTCTGGCGGCGCTGCTCGATGGCATCGAGCTGGGCGAACTCGGTCTTGCCGCCCTGATCACCACGGCGACTATGTCTTCGCGGATTCCGGATCGGTTCAGTGACCGGCTCGTTGTGCTGGACCATCTCGGTGCCGGTTCGTCGCCGAAACACACCCCGCTTATCCGATCGGATGACCCGGCCTGGCTGGTGCACACCTCCGGCACCACCGGAACACCGAAAGCCGTTGTGATAAGCCATGATTCGGTTGTAAACCTCTTCCACCACCATCGCACGACGATGATCGAGCGTGCAGGGCGCGGGCGGCGGATGCGGGCCGCGTTGACGGCGTCGCTCTCGTTCGACACGGCATGGGAGGGCCTGTTCTGGCTGCTGGCCGGGCACGAACTGCACCTGATCGATGACGACTTGCGCCGCGATCCGGAGCGTCTGGTCCAGTACATCCGGCGCGAACGGATCGACTTCCTCGATATCACACCGACTTTCGCGCGCGAGCTGCTGAACGCCGGATTGTTGGACGGACCGCATCGCCCGGGAATTGTCGCGCTGGGCGGTGAGGCGGCCGATCCCGAGCTGTGGCGGGCGCTTCGGGCCGAACCCGATGTGCTGGCCTACAACCTTTACGGTCCGACGGAGTGCACCGTCGATGCCACGTGGTGTCCGCTCGCGGACCGGCCCGAACCGTCCATCGGCACTCCGGTGACGAACGGGCGCTGCCATGTGCTGGATCGCCGGATGCGGCGGGTGCCGACGGGTGTCGTCGGTGAGCTGTACATCGGCGGTGCGCCGGTGGGGCTGGGATATCACGGCGACCGGGCGAGCACCGCGACCCGATATGTCGCCGATCCGTTCGGCGCGCACGGCGCGCGGTTGTATCGCACCGGCGATCTGGTGCGCTGGCATCCGGACGGTCACCTCGAATACCTCGGCCGCGGCGACGACCAAATGTCGTTGCGCGGGTATCGAATCGAGGACGCCGAGGTAGCGGCCGCGCTCACCACCCATCCGGCCGTAGACGCGGCGGCCGTGCGGATCCACGACGAGATACTGGTCGGCTACGTGGTGGCCGCATCCGGCGCGGACCGGCCCGAACCCGCCGAGCTCCGCGTGCATGCGGCCGAGCGGCTGCCCGACTACATGGTGCCGTCGGCGTTCGTATATCTGGATCGATTGCCGCACAACGCCAATGGCAAGCTCGACCGGGCCGCCCTCGCACCGCCGCCCGCGTCGGCGACGGGATCGCGGCCCGCCCGCACCGAGACCGAGCGCACCCTCGCCGGGCTGTTCGCGGCCGCACTCGACCGCGCCGAGGTCGGCATCGACGACGACTTCTTCGCGCTCGGCGGGCATTCGCTGCGCGCCGCCCGCGTCCTGACCGGGATCCGCGAAAACTTCGGTGTGCGCTGGGATCTGCGTGCGCTCTTCGACTCTCCGACCGTCGCCGGGCTCGCCGAGCGGTTGGCTACCGGAACGGAAAGCGAATCATCCAGGGCGGGAATAGATCTGGAGAGCGAAGTGCTTCTCGACGAAGCGATCCGGCCCGTCGCCGCACCCGGACGGCCGCGCACGGTGCTGCTGACCGGTGCGACGGGCTTCCTGGGCAGCTTCCTGCTGGATGAATTGCTGCGGAGCACCGAACTTTCCATCCACTGCCTGGTCCGCGCCGACAACGATGCCGCGGCACTGGACCGGATACGTGCGGCCCGGCGCGAATACGGACTCGACACCATCGAATTCGATTCCCGGGTCACCGCCGTCGCGGGCGATCTCGCGCAACCTCGGCTGGGTCTTCCGGCCGAACGGTTCCTGGAACTCGCCGACGATGTGGACGTCATCCTGCACAACGGCGCCCGGGTACACCACTTCGAACCGTACGCGCGCCTGCGCCCGGCGAATGTGCAAGGCACCGAATGGATTCTGCGGTTGGCGACGACGGGCATCGGTAAATCGGTGCACTTCGTCTCCTCTGCCGATACCGCCTATGCCGTGTCGGACAACCCGCCCATCCTTCGCGAGGACCACCGTGCGCCCGCGAACGCGTTGCCGCCCAACGGATATATCGCGAGCAAGTGGGTTTCGGAGGGTCTGGTGCTGGCGGCGGGGGAGCGGGGCATACCCGTCGCGGTCTATCGTCCGGGCCGGATCGGCGGCCATTCCGGCACGGGTGTCATCGGACCCGACGATGCGTTCTGGAGCCTGATCAGGGCGATGGTCCTGAGCGGTTCGGTGCCTGCGGAAATGACCGAGACGGCCACGATTGACCTGTCCCCGGTGGACTGGGTTGCCGCGGTGGTTGTCCGGCTCATGGTCGAAAAATCCGGCCGCACATACCATTTGACCGGCCAGAACGAAATTCCGTTCGCCGGGCTCATCCGGCTGCTCGACGCCGAGGACATCCCGTTGCGTCCGGAACCGTTGTCCGACTGGCTGGCCCGGCTGCGCGAGCTCGCCGAAATATCCGGCGACCGTGGCGATCACGCGCCCGCCATCGCGCTGGCCCACGCCGCGCACCTGACCGCGCCCGTCGATCCGGTGCGCTACGCCCGAGACAACACCATGGCCGCGCTGGCCGACGCGCCGATCGCGCAACCCGATCCGCGTTCCGCCCTGGCCGCCACGATTTCCCACCTACTGCGCACCGGATTCCTCCCGGTGCCCGCTCAACCCAGGAGAGGTCGACGATGA
- a CDS encoding ABC transporter substrate-binding protein, giving the protein MNRAGVLAMALGVLAVAGCSTTVPESSSAARTSVAATEGATHYPLTLDNCGRTYTFNRAPERVVVMNGGSIGEVSTLVALGVGDRVVANAQSYGVSDVPGRAAVIDALPTGGFKPDNLQDIPREAMLSQHPDLVISTGGGGFSADLGYATRDQLAAAGANTYVPQSNCGVTGAVTGIPTVEDSYAMLRDFGAIFDTPGKADRLIAESRRAIAEIVAKVAGQPKKNVLLVFPDMGMGDSSDFSAIAAGGIWNDIIEKAGAVNPFNRTDGTTFVTVSKEQLAVTPIDGLIVVNYRSRDIDAAAKRILDQFPQWAAAKSNNYTVLADSIYLGPSNDIAVDRIARLVHPDRFR; this is encoded by the coding sequence ATGAACCGTGCCGGTGTGCTGGCCATGGCGCTCGGCGTGCTCGCCGTGGCCGGATGTTCCACCACGGTGCCCGAATCCAGTTCGGCCGCAAGGACTTCCGTCGCGGCGACCGAGGGCGCGACGCACTATCCGCTGACGCTGGACAACTGCGGCAGGACATACACGTTCAATCGGGCGCCCGAACGGGTGGTCGTGATGAACGGCGGCTCGATCGGTGAGGTGTCCACGCTGGTCGCCCTCGGCGTCGGCGACCGGGTGGTGGCGAATGCGCAATCGTACGGCGTCTCCGATGTGCCGGGCCGGGCCGCCGTCATCGACGCGCTGCCGACGGGCGGCTTCAAACCCGACAATCTGCAAGACATTCCGCGCGAGGCCATGCTGAGTCAGCACCCGGATCTGGTGATTTCCACCGGCGGTGGCGGCTTCTCCGCCGACCTCGGCTACGCCACCCGCGACCAGTTGGCCGCCGCCGGCGCGAATACCTATGTGCCGCAGTCGAACTGCGGTGTCACCGGCGCGGTGACCGGAATCCCGACCGTTGAGGACAGCTATGCCATGCTGCGGGATTTCGGCGCGATCTTCGATACACCAGGTAAGGCGGACCGCTTGATCGCCGAATCCCGCCGCGCCATCGCCGAGATCGTGGCGAAGGTGGCGGGGCAGCCGAAAAAGAATGTGCTGCTGGTGTTTCCGGATATGGGCATGGGCGATTCGTCCGACTTCTCGGCCATCGCCGCCGGCGGCATCTGGAACGACATCATCGAGAAGGCCGGTGCGGTGAACCCGTTCAACCGCACGGACGGAACGACTTTCGTCACCGTCAGCAAGGAGCAGCTGGCGGTGACGCCGATCGACGGGCTGATCGTGGTGAACTACCGCAGCCGCGATATCGATGCCGCCGCCAAACGGATACTGGATCAGTTCCCGCAGTGGGCCGCCGCCAAGTCGAACAACTACACGGTGCTCGCGGATTCGATCTACCTGGGCCCGAGTAACGATATCGCCGTCGACCGGATCGCCAGGCTCGTGCACCCGGATCGGTTCCGGTGA
- a CDS encoding FecCD family ABC transporter permease encodes MSRAGRPPLARIPLPVAIAGSAVLLLAVAAVAVCVGSATVSLADTGRVLIAHLSGRTPDLGFTVDQIVWNYRLPRVVLAALCGAGLSVSGVILQALVNNSLADPYVLGASSGASLGAVLVIVAAGGGIGGIGVSMGAFLGAMAAVAVVFLLGQQRGTLVPARLVLAGVAIGYLLLAATNYLQLRATPNELRSVMFWTMGSVAGASWQRLGPVTAVVLLTLAVVLAFGRRLNALVTGDDQATALGVDVRALRITLLVLTSLLTGALIAVAGGIGFVGLMIPHLVRLAFGSDHRRVLPLCTLLGAAYLVAVDLLSRIADPPNELPIGIFTAAFGAPFFLWLLRRNGSSA; translated from the coding sequence GTGAGCCGTGCCGGGCGGCCGCCGCTGGCGCGAATACCGTTGCCGGTGGCGATCGCCGGATCCGCGGTTCTCCTGCTCGCGGTCGCGGCGGTGGCGGTCTGCGTGGGCTCGGCCACGGTGTCACTGGCCGACACCGGGCGCGTGCTCATCGCGCATTTGTCCGGCCGCACACCGGATCTGGGGTTCACCGTCGATCAGATCGTGTGGAACTACCGGCTGCCGCGGGTCGTACTCGCCGCGCTGTGCGGTGCGGGACTGTCCGTATCCGGTGTGATTCTGCAAGCGCTGGTGAACAATTCGCTGGCCGACCCCTATGTGCTCGGCGCATCCTCCGGCGCATCGCTCGGCGCGGTGCTGGTGATCGTCGCGGCAGGCGGCGGCATCGGCGGTATCGGCGTCTCGATGGGTGCGTTTCTCGGCGCGATGGCGGCCGTCGCGGTCGTCTTCCTACTCGGGCAGCAGCGCGGCACGCTGGTGCCTGCCCGGCTGGTGCTCGCCGGTGTCGCCATCGGCTATCTGCTGCTCGCGGCGACCAACTATCTGCAGCTGCGGGCTACGCCGAACGAGCTGCGCTCGGTGATGTTCTGGACGATGGGCAGCGTCGCGGGCGCCAGCTGGCAGCGGCTCGGCCCGGTGACCGCCGTCGTGCTGCTCACCCTCGCCGTCGTGCTCGCCTTCGGCAGGCGGCTGAACGCTCTGGTCACCGGCGACGATCAGGCCACGGCGCTCGGCGTCGACGTGCGCGCGCTGCGGATCACGCTGCTGGTGCTGACCTCGTTGCTGACCGGCGCGCTGATCGCCGTCGCGGGCGGAATCGGCTTCGTCGGCTTGATGATTCCACATCTGGTGCGGCTCGCGTTCGGGTCCGACCACCGCAGGGTGCTGCCGCTGTGCACACTGCTCGGTGCGGCGTATCTGGTTGCGGTGGACCTGCTTTCACGCATCGCCGACCCGCCGAACGAACTGCCCATCGGTATTTTCACCGCCGCCTTCGGCGCGCCGTTCTTTCTCTGGCTGTTGCGCCGAAACGGGAGCTCAGCATGA
- a CDS encoding ABC transporter ATP-binding protein produces MTQAELSVTGVSVGFGDTAALDAVTLHAPPGALVGVIGPNGSGKTTLLRTIYRSLRPDSGAVLVDGKDIAAISIRAAARTTAAVLQNGAGTPELTVPEMVALGRNPHHGLFGRDSAADRAAVDDAMLRTGVAAYADRTIGSLSGGERQRVLLARALAQQPSLLVLDELTNHLDVRARFELLDLVRATGITTLAVLHELDLAIRYCDRLVVLDRGKVVSAGQVLDVVTPELLRNVFGITATADRHPDGIIRLHYAANPLAAPE; encoded by the coding sequence ATGACCCAGGCCGAATTATCGGTCACCGGAGTGAGTGTCGGCTTCGGTGACACCGCCGCACTGGACGCGGTGACCCTGCATGCGCCGCCCGGTGCGCTCGTCGGCGTCATCGGCCCCAACGGCAGCGGGAAGACCACGCTGCTGCGCACGATCTACCGGTCGCTGCGTCCCGACAGCGGCGCGGTGCTGGTGGACGGCAAGGACATCGCCGCGATCTCGATCAGGGCCGCGGCCCGCACCACCGCGGCCGTGCTCCAGAACGGCGCGGGCACACCGGAATTGACCGTGCCGGAAATGGTCGCGCTCGGCCGCAATCCGCATCACGGACTGTTCGGCCGCGACAGCGCGGCCGACCGCGCGGCCGTGGACGACGCCATGCTGCGCACCGGTGTCGCCGCGTATGCCGACCGGACCATCGGTTCCCTGTCCGGCGGCGAACGCCAAAGGGTGCTGCTGGCAAGGGCGCTGGCGCAGCAGCCGAGCCTGCTCGTACTCGACGAGCTGACGAACCACCTGGACGTCCGCGCCCGATTCGAACTGCTGGATCTGGTGCGGGCCACCGGTATCACCACCCTCGCGGTGCTGCACGAACTCGACCTCGCCATCCGCTACTGCGACCGGCTCGTAGTCCTGGATCGCGGGAAAGTCGTCTCCGCAGGGCAGGTGCTGGACGTCGTCACGCCGGAGCTGCTCCGAAATGTCTTCGGCATCACCGCGACCGCCGACCGCCACCCCGACGGCATCATCCGATTGCATTACGCCGCAAACCCTTTGGCCGCGCCGGAATAA
- a CDS encoding PaaI family thioesterase codes for MFRPFTNPSGSRVASARDPLPQPDSAQVRALRCRRRSAASAHRTAATPSTQQNGFVHAGAITTLADSACGYAAMSLQPPDRDILTVEFKVNLMSPAVGQYFRATATVVRSGRNLTVCTAEVVADDSTRTIALMQATLMAVPTS; via the coding sequence GTGTTCCGCCCTTTCACCAATCCGTCCGGATCGAGGGTAGCAAGCGCCCGAGACCCGTTGCCGCAGCCCGATTCGGCCCAGGTCAGAGCATTACGATGCCGACGCCGGTCAGCAGCGTCAGCTCATCGAACAGCGGCGACGCCGTCGACCCAGCAGAACGGGTTCGTGCACGCCGGGGCCATCACCACGCTCGCCGATTCCGCATGCGGTTACGCGGCCATGTCGTTGCAGCCGCCCGATCGCGATATCCTCACGGTCGAATTCAAGGTCAATTTGATGAGTCCCGCTGTCGGGCAGTATTTCCGGGCAACGGCGACGGTGGTGCGGTCCGGGCGCAACCTGACCGTCTGTACCGCCGAGGTGGTGGCCGACGACAGCACGCGGACCATCGCGCTCATGCAGGCGACGTTGATGGCCGTGCCGACATCCTGA
- a CDS encoding D-alanine--D-alanine ligase family protein has product MLGGGESNERDVSAASAAAVIEALRASGHNVTAIDPATWPAPARFSAQVGRNAPSEAEGARLAAAFRANLRDEAFWRAVDGEVIFLALHGGMGESGELKAELESRGLVGTGASAAVMARSWDKQDTVAELAAAQVRVPRRLRPETDENGELSWPEPTAGCIVKPALDGSSINVFKCATADEIAVAVKEIDGPVLVEELLPGPEFTVGVVGSRVLPPVLIEPGEGWFGYEQKYQAGRSREICPAPIDDVLRDELVELARRSVDVLGFGAESYARVDIMLDAAGRPCVLEVNSLPGLTGTSLLPLAARAAGWDFPRLCAEIVRLATA; this is encoded by the coding sequence GTGCTCGGCGGCGGCGAGAGCAATGAGCGAGACGTTTCGGCGGCCTCGGCGGCTGCCGTCATCGAGGCATTGCGCGCCTCCGGCCATAATGTCACCGCGATCGATCCGGCGACTTGGCCTGCGCCCGCGCGGTTTTCGGCACAGGTGGGCCGAAATGCCCCGTCGGAGGCCGAGGGCGCGCGACTCGCGGCGGCCTTCCGGGCGAACCTGCGCGACGAGGCGTTCTGGCGCGCCGTCGACGGCGAGGTGATCTTCCTTGCCCTGCACGGCGGTATGGGCGAGTCCGGTGAACTCAAGGCGGAGCTGGAATCCCGTGGCCTTGTCGGCACCGGCGCGTCGGCCGCGGTGATGGCGCGGTCCTGGGACAAGCAGGACACCGTCGCGGAGTTGGCGGCGGCGCAGGTGCGGGTTCCCCGGCGGCTGCGGCCGGAGACCGACGAGAACGGCGAGCTCAGCTGGCCCGAACCCACCGCGGGATGCATCGTCAAACCGGCGCTCGACGGGTCGAGTATCAATGTGTTCAAATGCGCGACAGCAGACGAGATAGCCGTCGCGGTCAAGGAGATCGACGGCCCGGTGCTCGTCGAGGAGCTGCTGCCGGGCCCGGAGTTCACGGTGGGCGTTGTCGGTTCGCGGGTGCTGCCGCCGGTGCTGATCGAACCCGGCGAGGGCTGGTTCGGCTACGAACAGAAGTATCAGGCGGGTCGTTCGCGTGAAATATGCCCCGCGCCGATCGATGATGTCCTGCGCGACGAGTTGGTCGAGCTCGCGCGACGCTCGGTCGATGTGCTCGGCTTCGGCGCCGAATCCTATGCGCGGGTGGACATCATGCTGGACGCGGCGGGGCGGCCGTGCGTATTGGAGGTCAACTCGCTGCCGGGGTTGACCGGCACGAGCCTGCTGCCGTTGGCGGCGCGCGCCGCGGGATGGGATTTCCCCCGGCTGTGCGCCGAGATCGTCCGGCTCGCGACGGCCTGA